ATTCCGGTTGCTTTTGTCATTTACTACAAGCTGATTAATGCAGGTGATGCGAGCAAGGTCGCATCCTTTACATTTCTTGTCCCACTGATCGCAGTACTGACGGGAACGGTGTTTATGAATGAGCCGTTTACGTACACGCTGCTTGTCGGCTTGATTCTGATTGTAGTCAGTATTTTCTTCGTTAATTATCAAGGTAAGAAAACTGCGAAGCCTATCAGAGATAGAGATGTAGTCTCTTATGATGCTTAACCGTTGTAACGCTGCATATGATTAAAAAAGGGGGTGTCCCAGGTCAATAGACCTTTTGGGACACCCCCTTTTCGTTATCTGAACGACGGAAACCAAACCATCACCCTCTACACTTCCTTGCGCTGGAAGTAGATAAAGCCTGCGATAAAGAAGAGCAGAAACCCACCAATTACGACAGGCATTAACGTTTGAAAAGGTACCGAAAAAGCTCCGAATCCTTCTTCACCAGATGGCATCATTGCTAGCAGCGGCTGTGCCCATGGATAGTACGGGGCGTATGTTGCCGAGTTCGCCACGAGAATATTCGGAATCGTGAATACAACATTCAGTGCTAGCGGTGCTGCAAAGCTGCTCCAGGCTGTGGATACAGCCAACTGAAGTGCCGCCAAAGGCAGGCAGGCTGCCCAGCCGCCAAGCAAGCTTGTCGCTATCATGTCCCATGGTAAGGGCTCCTTAATGCCGTGGAACAATCCTGTGACAAGAACAGCCCCCAGAAACAGCAGCTGTGTAGCAGCCAGTATAAGACCAACGATGGAAAACTTAGCGAAATATACGGCTCCGCGTGAAATCGGCATGACAAGTAGCTGCTTCCAGCCGCCACCAGAATGCTCATATCGACAGACCATGGCGCCCAGCATCCCGGTCAGGATCGGAAGAAACAGCAGAGCATGCATACTGGCCATCAAGGCAACTAAAACGTGCCATGGCATCAAGGAATTTCCTTGGGTAATTCCGATCAGAAGAGCAAGCGCCGGGCTCAGAATGATCTGGAGCCATATGACAGGGCTGGACAATTTCAACCATTCGGAAGATAAAGCTCGAAAGTAGGATGCCATATTAGTTCACATCCCTTCGATTGAAATGAATCAGTCCGGCCAGTGTAATAACGGCACCGAGTAGAAGACCAGCGCTGATCACTTTGGTCTGTCCGGGACCGATGTATGCCATCAGAGGCCACTTCAAAGGCATCCAGTCAGGAAACTTAAGGGCGAACAACGAGACAACCGAAGCCGTAACCCCAAAGCTTACGGCTATCCCCTGATTTTTCGTGGTCAGTGACAACCACAACTGCAGGGCCAGCAGCGGAACGGCGCCCATAAGCGGAACTAACCCGAGGCGTATAAGATCTCCATACGGTATGTTTTGCATATCCATTCCTAAGGCAAACCCAAGTACGGGTGTCCCGACACTCAGCAAAATACAAGACACGCACAAGACCAATAACACCATCACAAATTTGGCACTAAATACAGCAGTTCGTGTGATTGGCAGTGCAAGCAGCTGCTTCCATGAACTGAGCTGATTCTCGACATTCGCCACAAGTGAACACACTAGCGTTATCCCAAGAATAATGGCGATGGGCACAAACATTAAAATATTCTCGATCAATCCGCCCCAAGGATCAGCTGCGTATACTTTCATCAAGTAGTCGTACCGAAGTCCAAAATTCAAGGCCTGCATGGCAATGAGTCCGATCGGGGCGATCAAGGCAAGAAGCCAGATGCCTTTACCGCGAATTTTCAGGAAATCGGCGGACAGTGCGCGGACCATCATTGTACGCTCCCCTTTCCGACGATTTCCATGAAGATATCCTCCAGCGACTTTCGCTTCTCTTCAACACGGTAAACCGCATGTTGATTCTCGACCAGCCGTTTCACGAGCATAGCAACCTTAGCATCCTGCATAGGTTCTAGTTCCAACATTTGACCCTGAAGCTTCCCGTCACACCCCATATCGAACGCAAGCCCCATGGCAAGCTCCGGCTCAGATACAGACAAGCGGAATCCACTCGAAGACTGGGACACCAGGTTTTGGATTGTATCCTGGAACACCATCTGTCCCTCTCGGATAATCCCAACCCTGCCCGCCATCTGTTCCACTTCACTGAGCAGGTGGCTTGAGACCAGCACAGTGATCCCGTGCTGCTTCGGCATATTTTTAATCAGCTCACGGATTTCCTGAATCCCTGAAGGATCAAGTCCGTTCGTCGGCTCATCCAGAATCAGCAGCTCCGGATTTCCAAGAAGGGCGGCCGCAATGCCAAGCCGCTGCTTCATACCAAGGGAATAACCTTTCACCGGACGTTTCGCTTCCTTCGTCAAACCTACAATATCCAGAACTTCCGCGATCCGGGATTTCGGGCCTCCGATAATCCGCCGCAATGTTTCCAAATTCTCAACCGCGGTCAAATGCCCGTAATACGATGGATACTCCACCAGCGAACCTGTTCGGCGCAAAATATTCATTTTTTCTTTCGTCAAATCCTTGCCGAACAGATGAATCGATCCCTTCGTCGGCTTGATCAGCCCAAGCAGCATCCGTATCGTGGTTGTTTTCCCAGCTCCATTCGGTCCCAGGAATCCGTAAATATCGCCTTTTACAATTTCAAGATTCAAATTATCGACGGCCGCGCGATTGCGGTACGTTTTGTATAACCCTTTTGTTTGAATGACTAATTCACTCACGCTCATCACCTCGGGATTAACTTTAAACCCCAAAGGTTAAATCCAGGTCGTCCTTCTGTTTAAAAAAAGTTTAAATTTTGCGTGACAGCGTAATTGACGTCCCCTCGGGAGAGGATTGAACCTGGACATCAATTCCCATTTCTCTGGTCAGGTAATCTACAACAGCCAGTCCAATCCCGGCCCCTTTATCGAACGATCTTCCGCCCATGCCTGGACCTTTGTCGGACACGATGATAGCCATCCCCTTACCAGGCAGCTCCTTCGAATAAATGCCGATGTATTGCCCTGACTTCGCATGACGGACCACATTTTGAAACAGATTGTCCAAAATACGCTTGAACCACAGCACATCGATCGGCCAGATTACCGGCTCATCCTGAAGATCGATATCTGCTTCGATTCCTTCTTTTTCCCACAACGGATACCATCCTGCCGCACTCTCGCGCACCAAACGCAGCACATCGGACGGCTCCGGATTCAGCTCGGCACGCCCGCTAGTGAGCAGGCTGTATGACAGCAGGTTATCGATCAGACCACCCACATCCCCGATCTTCGATTCCATCAGTGTTAGCGACTCTTTTCCCGTATCACTTAACGGCTCGTTCCCCATCGAAAAAATATGACTCCGTATCACCGTCAGCGGCGTTCGCAAATCATGCGACAGATTAGCAATGAGCGATTTCCGCAGCTCCTCTTCTTCCTTCTCCCGCTGACGCCCCTTCTCCAGTTGGGCCACCATATGGTTATAAGCCTCTTCCAGCTGTCCGATTTCATCTGGCTTGTTAAGCTGGATCTGGGTAGGGATTCCCGTCTCTCCCGGGGAAGTCATGGCATCACGCAGATGCAGCAGTCGTTTGCGGATACGCACAAAAAACATCCATGATATGAGAATAAACATAATGAACATGGTGAGCATAAATAAGATATAAATGGCAGTTCGACTACCTATCGGATCCGGTTCATTAATATAACTTCGGGGTAGCTGCATCACCATAAAGCCCTGTCCGCCATCTTTTTTGCCGCCGATCAACGCTACAGTTGTGAACGGATCCGTCCCGACAGACTGTTTCATAAATTGCACGGTATGCTCTGAACTCCACTGCTCAGGAATCTCTTGTCCGCCGGGAAGCTCCAGCCGGGTCCGGCTGCTGGCGTCAACCCAGAAGATTGAAGTTTCAGGGTATTCCTGCCTAATCTCCCGGAGGCGTTCGTTGATCCGCTCTGGAGATTGTCCGCCAAGCTTCGCTGCTTCCTGATGCCACATTTCCTCCAAAACCTTTCCATTGGCGTACTTACCTGGAGGAGTCGGCTCATTATTCAACACGGTATCATTTACAAACCAAAAAAATACCGAGGCCAGTGGAAACATGATCGGCATAAAAATCATTGCAATCAAAATAATGAGCAAATACCGGGAGGTTAACGAGTTGCGAAACCTTCCCTTCTTCCTCTCTTTATACCGCCATTTCATACTCTCACCCGGTAGCCCAGCCCCCGAACCGTCTCAATAATTTCCGGTGATGCGGGGTCTTTTTCCAGCTTCTCGCGCAGATATCGGATATGGACCATCAGCGTTTTGTCCCCTTCGATATAGGACTCTCCCCAGACCGCTTCATAGATCTGCTCCTTCGTCATCACCCTTCCCTGATGCCGGAACAAATACATAAAGATCTGAAACTGCTTGCCTGTCAACATGATCTCCTCTTCTGTCTCCTGATTCACAATCCGGTTCTCATCCTCATATACGGTTAAATGCTTGAGCACCGCCGGCTCCGCAGAATTTACAGCAAAACGGCGAAGTAGAACCTCTACTCTTGCCGCCAATTCATCGGGGTGAAACGGCTTCGTCAAGTAATCATCTGCGAACTGCAGTCCTTCAAGCTTATCGTCAATCGACGTACGGGCCGATAGCATCAAAATCGGCATACCAGGGTACGCCCGTTTGATACGCTGGCCAACTGTGAAGCCGTCAAGTCCGGGCAGCATGACATCCAAAATCGCCAGACTGCACGATGACGCCGACTCCACTGCTTTTTCTCCGCCCGTAAGCCAGATGACACCGTAACCTTTCTCCTTCAAAAAACCGTTTACCCATTCACCGATCTCCCGGTCATCCTCGATATATAACAGAGTTGCGCTCACAACAGCTCTTCCTTTCTATTCCATTTCATCTATTCTATGTTTTGCATTATAACATGTACGAGAAAAAGTGCCTGTACGCAGCCTGAACAAAACAGATTGAAATGTCGTCCGTTATGACAAATAATGAAGCTGATTACCGCGAATACACGGAAAATCACAACATCGACATTAAAGAGAGGTGATCTCATGCCGCAACCATACCTACTCCGGAAGTTCCACAGATCGACTTTTCGAAGCAAGCTTGTATTGACCTACGTGCTCATTATCGTTGTACCGGTCATATCTGCCATGTTCATCTCCGGCATGCAGTTGTACAAGCAAACCAACTCCGACTATGAGGAAATATTGAAGCAATTGGACAGTCGGACACATGTAAGCATCAACGACTTTTTTACCAATCAAGCCCGCTACTCTTTCTTTTATTTAACGAATTTCAAACTGAGCGCCATTCTGGAAAAGTCAAAACGTGCTACGGAAAAGGTGTACATTGATGATGCCAACTACATGCACACCTCCATGGAACAGCTTGTACTTATTAACGGGATATCGCTATGATCTCTGCGCTTGCCCCCAATGGAAGCGTGTACGGGAGCCAACCCGAAAAGGCCGGTGAAATCGTAAGGACGGTTGACGAAATCGGCCCCAGCCGCCTCCAAAACAATCATTTTGTAGTACATATCTCAGAAGGTGAAAATGCGAAGGAGCGTACCAATCATCGTATTTCCATCGTACGCTATTTATCGGACCTGAACGTGAATAACGCTCAGGAAGGATATGCAAAAGTTGATATCTATGATAAAGCCGTTGAAAATATGCTCGGCGGCATCTCAAATGACGGATTAAAGCTCGGAACCATGATTCTGTCAGGGGACACGATGGTCTATACCTCAGATGGAACACTGAATCAGCTAAGTCCGGAGGAATCCAAACCATTCACATCCCGCGCCCCCAATCATACGGCAGGAAACAATCAAATTATGCGAATGAACTGGAATGGACAACCCTATCTGATCAGCAGCACGATCAATACGGTAACCGGTTGGACAGTCATCCATTATATCCCTGTTGCCCAAATAACAGACACCTTTCTCAGCAATACATTGAACTATGTGTTCATTAGCATTTTGGCACTCATAGCAGCACTGGCACTCGCATTCTTTTTCCACCGTTATTTCATCCATCCGATCTTAAAGCTTAGCGGATCAATGAAAATCGTTGATTCAGAGCACTTGGCCCATACCGTTATCCAAAGTAACCGGGAGGATGAAATCGGGAGGCTCATCAACAGCTACAATGCCATGATTTATCGAATAAAGACTAGCCGCGAATCGGAAATTACGGCAAGCAGCCTGCAGAAAAAAGCAGAGCTTAAAATGCTTCAGTCGCAAATTAATCCGCATTTTTTATACAACACGTTAAATGCCATACATTCCATATCAGAACTTCATCGCATGGATCACATATCCACCATGACCAAGAGCTTATCCAGCATTTATCGCTATAACATCAAGTATGGAGATGTGGTCACGGTCGGAAAAGAGCTTGAGCAGGTCGAGCACTATATTCAAATTCAACAAATTCGTTTCTTTAACAAGTTCCAGGTAGAGTACAACATCGATGACGATGTTCTGGATTGCAAAATCATCAAATTTTTAATACAACCGATTATCGAAAACTCCTTCTACCATGGGTTGGAACCGAAAGGCGGCACCGGTGTGCTTCGTCTAACCATCAAGCGGCGTAGACAGTTTCTTTATATTTCCGTCTATGATAATGGAATTGGCATTCCGGAAGAGAAGCTGACTGAACTGAGGGCAATGCTGAAGCAGGATGAGTACACACTGGTAGAGGATCTTGATCGGAACTTTGGGATGAGGAATGTTCACGCCCGGATCAAGCATTTTTACGGTGCAAGCTGCTGGATGAATGTCATCAGTGAAGAGCAAGCAGGTACAACGATTATGATGCATATTCCGTTCAACAAGGAGGTTAGCACACATGAAAATTTTAGTAGCAGATGATG
Above is a window of Paenibacillus uliginis N3/975 DNA encoding:
- a CDS encoding response regulator transcription factor is translated as MSATLLYIEDDREIGEWVNGFLKEKGYGVIWLTGGEKAVESASSCSLAILDVMLPGLDGFTVGQRIKRAYPGMPILMLSARTSIDDKLEGLQFADDYLTKPFHPDELAARVEVLLRRFAVNSAEPAVLKHLTVYEDENRIVNQETEEEIMLTGKQFQIFMYLFRHQGRVMTKEQIYEAVWGESYIEGDKTLMVHIRYLREKLEKDPASPEIIETVRGLGYRVRV
- a CDS encoding ABC transporter ATP-binding protein, translated to MSELVIQTKGLYKTYRNRAAVDNLNLEIVKGDIYGFLGPNGAGKTTTIRMLLGLIKPTKGSIHLFGKDLTKEKMNILRRTGSLVEYPSYYGHLTAVENLETLRRIIGGPKSRIAEVLDIVGLTKEAKRPVKGYSLGMKQRLGIAAALLGNPELLILDEPTNGLDPSGIQEIRELIKNMPKQHGITVLVSSHLLSEVEQMAGRVGIIREGQMVFQDTIQNLVSQSSSGFRLSVSEPELAMGLAFDMGCDGKLQGQMLELEPMQDAKVAMLVKRLVENQHAVYRVEEKRKSLEDIFMEIVGKGSVQ
- a CDS encoding sensor histidine kinase; protein product: MKWRYKERKKGRFRNSLTSRYLLIILIAMIFMPIMFPLASVFFWFVNDTVLNNEPTPPGKYANGKVLEEMWHQEAAKLGGQSPERINERLREIRQEYPETSIFWVDASSRTRLELPGGQEIPEQWSSEHTVQFMKQSVGTDPFTTVALIGGKKDGGQGFMVMQLPRSYINEPDPIGSRTAIYILFMLTMFIMFILISWMFFVRIRKRLLHLRDAMTSPGETGIPTQIQLNKPDEIGQLEEAYNHMVAQLEKGRQREKEEEELRKSLIANLSHDLRTPLTVIRSHIFSMGNEPLSDTGKESLTLMESKIGDVGGLIDNLLSYSLLTSGRAELNPEPSDVLRLVRESAAGWYPLWEKEGIEADIDLQDEPVIWPIDVLWFKRILDNLFQNVVRHAKSGQYIGIYSKELPGKGMAIIVSDKGPGMGGRSFDKGAGIGLAVVDYLTREMGIDVQVQSSPEGTSITLSRKI
- a CDS encoding sensor histidine kinase — its product is MISALAPNGSVYGSQPEKAGEIVRTVDEIGPSRLQNNHFVVHISEGENAKERTNHRISIVRYLSDLNVNNAQEGYAKVDIYDKAVENMLGGISNDGLKLGTMILSGDTMVYTSDGTLNQLSPEESKPFTSRAPNHTAGNNQIMRMNWNGQPYLISSTINTVTGWTVIHYIPVAQITDTFLSNTLNYVFISILALIAALALAFFFHRYFIHPILKLSGSMKIVDSEHLAHTVIQSNREDEIGRLINSYNAMIYRIKTSRESEITASSLQKKAELKMLQSQINPHFLYNTLNAIHSISELHRMDHISTMTKSLSSIYRYNIKYGDVVTVGKELEQVEHYIQIQQIRFFNKFQVEYNIDDDVLDCKIIKFLIQPIIENSFYHGLEPKGGTGVLRLTIKRRRQFLYISVYDNGIGIPEEKLTELRAMLKQDEYTLVEDLDRNFGMRNVHARIKHFYGASCWMNVISEEQAGTTIMMHIPFNKEVSTHENFSSR
- a CDS encoding ABC transporter permease, whose product is MASYFRALSSEWLKLSSPVIWLQIILSPALALLIGITQGNSLMPWHVLVALMASMHALLFLPILTGMLGAMVCRYEHSGGGWKQLLVMPISRGAVYFAKFSIVGLILAATQLLFLGAVLVTGLFHGIKEPLPWDMIATSLLGGWAACLPLAALQLAVSTAWSSFAAPLALNVVFTIPNILVANSATYAPYYPWAQPLLAMMPSGEEGFGAFSVPFQTLMPVVIGGFLLFFIAGFIYFQRKEV
- a CDS encoding ABC transporter permease, encoding MMVRALSADFLKIRGKGIWLLALIAPIGLIAMQALNFGLRYDYLMKVYAADPWGGLIENILMFVPIAIILGITLVCSLVANVENQLSSWKQLLALPITRTAVFSAKFVMVLLVLCVSCILLSVGTPVLGFALGMDMQNIPYGDLIRLGLVPLMGAVPLLALQLWLSLTTKNQGIAVSFGVTASVVSLFALKFPDWMPLKWPLMAYIGPGQTKVISAGLLLGAVITLAGLIHFNRRDVN